The genomic window ATTGCATCAGCCGCGAACTCCGCATTTTGGCGTGGAAAGCTGGACCCGCTTCGAACTCAAAGAGCCGTACTACGTCGACCTGCATTTTCGGTGCGTGCCGCGTGAAGACGTGTTCGAGGGCGGTTTTCTCGGCGTGTTCTGGGCGTCGTATATCAATGCGCCGCTTGACAAGAGCATGTACCTGCGCGGCGCCTGTCAGGAAGGCGGCAAGACGGTCTGGGTTCAGCACTGCACGCCGCAACACGACCGTGACAGCACGGTGCGCCGCGTGGATGACGCGCTCGAACTGCCTTTCGCGGAACCCGGGAGCACGCTCTACGCCTCGTTTTCGCCGCTGCGCTATGCGGAGCCGTTTTTCTACGGCCGCGTGGGGGACAGCGTGCTTGTTTACATCTTCCAGCCAGGACCGGTCATCCGGTTTGCCCATTCGCCTTCCGGCGGCGGGGCCACCCCCGATGGCTCGGACACCAATCCCGCGTGGGACTTTCAGTTGATTGTGCCGCAACCGGAAATCGGGCATGAGTATGAGATGCGCATGCGGCTTGTCTTCAAACCCTGGGCAGGCCGCGGCGACGTCCTCGCGGAAGTGGGGCGCTATCTCGAAGAGTCACGGCAACCTTGAAAACATGGGAAGAAAGATGTTGCCAACCCTGAAACGCGCACGCCGCACGCGCGAGGGACGCCGTCCGTGTTGAAGGAGGCGCGCGAGTTCCGGCGCGCCCTGCTGGCCTGGTACCGGCGCGAAGCGCGGGACCTGCCCTGGCGGCGCAGCCGCGACCCGTATCACGTCTGGCTCTCGGAAATATTGCTGCAGCAGACGCGCGTGGACCAGGCCCTCCCTTACTACCTGCGTTTTCTGGAGGCCTTTCCCTCGGTGCATGCGCTGGCCGCCGCGCCGCCGGACCGTGTTCTCAAGCTTTGGGAAGGTCTCGGTTACTACACGCGTGCACGCAATCTCCACCGCGCCGCGAAGGTTATCGCCAGACAATACGGCGGGCAATTCCCGCGGTCGCCCGAGCTGCTGCAATTACTGCCCGGCGTCGGCCCGTACACGGCCTGTGCGGTGGCCAGCATCGCGTTCGACCGCGCGGCGCCCGTCGTGGACGGTAACGTGAAGCGCGTGCTCGCGCGCTTGTACGACATCGAAGACGCGATGGACCGTCCCGCGACCGGACAGAAGCTCTGGACGCTGGCGGGCGGGCTCGTGCCGCGCACGGCGCCGGGCGATTTCAATCAAGCGATGATGGAACTGGGTGCGCGCGTATGCACGCCGAAACGGCCCGGCTGCGCGCTCTGCCCCGTGGCGGCATGCTGCCGCGCGCTCCGGGCGGGCACGGTGGAGTTGCGGCCCGTGCGCGGCGCGGACAAGGCCCGTCCGCACCACGAGGTCGTCGTCGCGGTTATTGCGCGGCAGGGCAAATTCCTGGTGGGGAAACGTCCGCCGGCAGGGCTGCTCGGCGGCCTGTGGGAGTTTCCCGGCGGCAAAGTGAACGCGGGCGAATCGCATGAGCAGGCGCTTCTGCGCGAGTGCCGCGAAGAACTGGGGATCGAAGTCAGGCCCGGCGGCCTGATTGCCTGCGTACGGCACGCCTACACCCATTTCCGCGTCACGCTAAATGTGTACCGCTGCGCGCTGGTCTCGGGCAGACCGCATCCCAGAAGTCACACCGAACTGCGCTGGGTGCGGTCTGCTGAGTTTTCGGAACTGGCGTTTCCCAAGGCCAATCACAAGTTCCTGCACCTGCTCTGAGAGCGCCGCGTGTTTTTCCTGACCGTGCGGTGCCCGCGTGTCCTTGTGCTGTTCCCAAACAACAAGCCACGGCAACCGGACGCGCAGCGTCCGGTTGCCGCGACTGCAAAGGCCAACAAAACCGGTCAGATTACAGGCCCGAAGCGTCCAGCCCCGTAATCTTCATTTCACCGTTGCGATCCTGGAACACAAGTTCAAATGTGACCGAGCCGAACGCGCCCGAGAGTTCGACCGGGTAGACAATGATTTCCTCGCCGTCGACCTCCGCCTCTGCATCCTCAACGCTGGTTTCGAGGTCTTCCAGGTAGCCCATATCGACCGCCTGACCGATGAAGTCCTGAATGCCTGATTTGTCGCCGTATTCGTAATGCTCGAAATCATCGGCGAAGCAGGCCATGGTCTTGTCCATGTCCTGNNNNNNNNNNNNNNNNNNNNNNNNNNNNNNNNNNNNNNNNNNNNNNNNNNNNNNNNNNNNNNNNNNNNNNNNNNNNNNNNNNNNNNNNNNNNNNNNNNNNTCATCCAGCCCCTGGAGCTTGTCCAGCAGCGCGCTGATTTCACTTTCCGCGGCGCCGCTGTCGACGGCAGCGGTGAGCTTGTCCTTCGTCTCGGCGCGCTGACTCTGCAGCGAGGCCAGTTCCTTCTGATACTTGCTGAATTCATCGAGCAGGATCGTCATCTCCTCGCCGGCCAGCCCAAGCTTGTCCGCCAAGTCCAGCACGAGCGCCTTGCCCACGAGCGCCTTCATCTTGGCGTTCGGGCACGCGCCGCAGCACTGCCCGTACGCGGACGCGCCGCACAGCATGGCCGCCAGAACCACTATCGCCGTCAACCTCGTTACACGCTTCATGACCGTCATTCCTCCTGTGTTCGATTTTCATTTCACGTCTGTGAATACCCCGCCGCACACTCAGATCCTGCGGCGCGCGCGAAGCGCGGACCCTCTACACTACCGGAGCCATGCGCCGGGCGTCAATACGCCCGCGGCATTTCACAGGCACGGGGCACGGACTTAGACCGCGCGTGCCGCCGAAAGGTTTTGGCATTGGGCTCGGGCGTGAAATGCCGCGCTGTCTGCGTCTCGCGAGGCTGCGCTCACGTTCCGCGCAAGCGCGCGAGGAAGTCCCGGTCACTCCGTTCCTTCACCGTGCGCCGGTCCAGCCCGAGCCGGCGCGCGGTTTCCACATAGCTTCCCGTTTGGGCGTACACGAGCGCGCAATAACGCCCCATCAACTGGTCCGCCGTGAGTGTGCCCTCCCTCACGGCATCCAGGAACGCCTCGCGTGGAGCAGGGGAAGACGGGCACACGCGCGCCGGTTCGTAGCTCCTTCGGATAACGAAATTACGCACGCACTGTTCCAGTTCGCGCACGTTGCCCGGCCATGGGTAGTCCGGGCCGAGATGGGCGTGGATCCAACGTTCCACTTCGTCCGCGAGGGAATCCGCCTCTTCCAGACCCGCCACGCGGCGCGCGAGGAACAGGAGCAGGTTGCGCAATTGCTCGGGGGATCCGGCTATCTGCTCCTTGAGCGGCGGCGTCACGATGATGTCCGAGCAGAGCCGGTAATACAGGTCCTGCCGGAACCGCCCTGCCTGCATTTCCGCGGCCGGGCTGCGGTTGGTCGCCGCGATCACTTTGCCTTTGAAGCGCCGGTCCGTCAGGTCGCCGATCCGCTGGAACACGCGCGTCTGCAACACGCGCAGCAGCTTCACCTGGATTGCCGGGTCCAGGTCGCCAATCTCGTCCAGGAAGACCGCGCTGTCCTCGGGGCACACCTCAAAGAAACCCTCCCGGTCCGCGAGGGCGCCCGTGAACGCGCCTTTCCTGTGGCCAAACATTTCCGACTCGATCAGCGTGGGCGAGAGCGCCGACAGGTTGATCGGATAGAAGCAACGGGCGGCATGCGTGGCGAAGCGCTTGCGCTTCGCGTCGAACGGGATGTACCGCGACAGCGCGATGGCGCGCGCCACGAGTTCCTTGCCGGTGCCCGACGGCCCCGTGATCAGCGTGGCGATGTCGCCCATGCGCTGGTACAGCGCGCGCCGGTACCGGCGCATGTCACACGTGAAGATGGATTGCCATACGGCCGCGCGCAGCCGCGCGGACACCATCGAGCCGCCAATGATGTTGTCGTAGATGGTGTGCCAGGCCCGCCGCAATTGGAAGAAGCACGCGAATACGTGTTCGGTTTCCCCCAGCGCGGACGCGACGCCCGCAACCCCAAGGTAATGTGCCGTGTCCCTGCAAAACTGGCTGTAAAGGCCCGCCACGGCGGTGTCCGTGGCTTTGCCTTGCTCCGTATCGATGACCAGCTCAAAGAACGGCTGCGTGTACTTGTTGAAAAGGTAATAGAACACCGTGTCCTGGTACAAGACCTGCTCGGCATCACACAGCCGTTCGCCCGCCACGAGACGCTCGCGCGCAGTGTCCGCCAGCGTATGTGCGCGCTCGGTCAGCAGCCTGAGATTCGGCCGCTCTTCCACTTCCTCGGCGTGTTTGTGCCATGTCCCGTCCGTTTCGACGAACGCATCGCCAAGGACGGCCCGTTCCTGCGCGATGCGCTCAGGCAGGAACGGATTGCAGTAGCTCAACCCGGCCAAGGCCTCCACGCATGGTCTTTCCGTATCCCGAAACAGCGCCATTATGTGTTC from Candidatus Hydrogenedentota bacterium includes these protein-coding regions:
- the mutY gene encoding A/G-specific adenine glycosylase; translation: MAWYRREARDLPWRRSRDPYHVWLSEILLQQTRVDQALPYYLRFLEAFPSVHALAAAPPDRVLKLWEGLGYYTRARNLHRAAKVIARQYGGQFPRSPELLQLLPGVGPYTACAVASIAFDRAAPVVDGNVKRVLARLYDIEDAMDRPATGQKLWTLAGGLVPRTAPGDFNQAMMELGARVCTPKRPGCALCPVAACCRALRAGTVELRPVRGADKARPHHEVVVAVIARQGKFLVGKRPPAGLLGGLWEFPGGKVNAGESHEQALLRECREELGIEVRPGGLIACVRHAYTHFRVTLNVYRCALVSGRPHPRSHTELRWVRSAEFSELAFPKANHKFLHLL
- a CDS encoding sigma-54-dependent Fis family transcriptional regulator; translation: MALFRDTERPCVEALAGLSYCNPFLPERIAQERAVLGDAFVETDGTWHKHAEEVEERPNLRLLTERAHTLADTARERLVAGERLCDAEQVLYQDTVFYYLFNKYTQPFFELVIDTEQGKATDTAVAGLYSQFCRDTAHYLGVAGVASALGETEHVFACFFQLRRAWHTIYDNIIGGSMVSARLRAAVWQSIFTCDMRRYRRALYQRMGDIATLITGPSGTGKELVARAIALSRYIPFDAKRKRFATHAARCFYPINLSALSPTLIESEMFGHRKGAFTGALADREGFFEVCPEDSAVFLDEIGDLDPAIQVKLLRVLQTRVFQRIGDLTDRRFKGKVIAATNRSPAAEMQAGRFRQDLYYRLCSDIIVTPPLKEQIAGSPEQLRNLLLFLARRVAGLEEADSLADEVERWIHAHLGPDYPWPGNVRELEQCVRNFVIRRSYEPARVCPSSPAPREAFLDAVREGTLTADQLMGRYCALVYAQTGSYVETARRLGLDRRTVKERSDRDFLARLRGT